One Myxococcales bacterium genomic region harbors:
- a CDS encoding NAD(P)-dependent alcohol dehydrogenase, with translation MVVPPSRSGGFHFHDTSLFGSTCGFHAYLRHGSYGTTLSLVSKGAPVKAYEIVPRETKDPFDVLVPTERPSPEPGPGEVKVRVRAASLNFRDLSIARGAKGRASPVVPLSDGAGEVVAVGSGVSRVAVGDRVAASFFPTWLDGDLSDAHHAQALGGGRDGMLAEEVVLPEASWIRLPEHLSFEEGATLPCAGLTAWHALFEAVTLRPGDVVLVQGTGGVSVFALQLAKSAGARVIVTSSSAEKREKARALGADHVLDYVADPAWGDAARALTGGRGVDVVVDVGGPGTFDQSVKALRYGGTMSLLGVLTGTKGEVNTYGIFQKTLRVAGIYVGSVSMFERFVRALAANRTRPVVDRVFPFDEARAAYTYLASGSHFGKVVVAI, from the coding sequence CCATTTCCACGATACTTCCCTTTTCGGTAGTACCTGCGGTTTTCATGCGTACTTGCGCCATGGTTCGTACGGTACGACGTTGTCGCTCGTCTCGAAAGGAGCCCCCGTGAAAGCCTACGAAATCGTCCCCCGCGAAACGAAAGACCCGTTCGACGTGCTGGTTCCCACAGAGCGCCCGTCGCCCGAGCCCGGGCCGGGTGAGGTCAAGGTGCGCGTGCGCGCCGCGTCCCTGAACTTCCGCGATCTCTCGATCGCGCGCGGCGCGAAGGGCCGCGCCTCGCCGGTGGTCCCCCTGTCCGACGGGGCAGGGGAGGTCGTCGCCGTCGGGTCCGGCGTCTCGCGGGTCGCGGTCGGCGATCGTGTCGCCGCGTCGTTCTTCCCTACGTGGCTCGACGGTGACCTCTCCGACGCCCACCACGCCCAGGCGCTCGGAGGCGGTCGCGACGGCATGCTCGCCGAAGAGGTGGTGCTCCCCGAGGCGAGCTGGATCCGGCTCCCCGAGCACCTGTCGTTCGAAGAGGGCGCGACGCTCCCGTGCGCGGGCCTCACGGCGTGGCACGCGCTCTTCGAGGCGGTCACGCTGCGCCCGGGTGACGTCGTGCTCGTGCAGGGCACGGGCGGTGTGTCGGTGTTCGCCTTGCAGCTCGCGAAGAGCGCCGGTGCGCGTGTCATCGTCACGTCGTCGAGCGCCGAGAAGCGCGAGAAGGCGCGGGCGCTCGGGGCCGACCACGTCCTCGACTACGTGGCCGATCCCGCGTGGGGCGACGCCGCGCGCGCGCTGACGGGGGGGCGCGGGGTCGACGTGGTGGTCGACGTGGGAGGCCCGGGGACCTTCGATCAATCCGTGAAGGCCCTCCGGTACGGCGGCACCATGAGCCTCCTCGGGGTGCTCACCGGCACGAAAGGGGAGGTGAACACGTACGGCATCTTCCAGAAGACCCTGCGCGTCGCGGGCATCTACGTCGGCTCCGTCTCTATGTTCGAGCGCTTCGTGCGTGCCCTCGCCGCGAACCGCACGAGGCCCGTCGTCGACCGCGTGTTCCCGTTCGACGAGGCCCGTGCAGCCTACACGTACCTCGCGAGCGGGTCCCACTTCGGCAAGGTGGTCGTCGCGATTTGA
- a CDS encoding SDR family NAD(P)-dependent oxidoreductase, translating to MSGERAMEGRVVLVTGATGGIGLATAEGLARLGATVVLSGRSRDAAERAVLELRGKLAGSGAVDFVLGDLVTKEGVRAVARGFVERFAKLDVLVNNAGLMASRPELSADGIETGFAVNVLAPLLLTYELRGHLARGERPRVVTVTGGSHPAKLDLEDLEGASAFVPLTRYSHHKLAMMAVMRALSRRIAPTVNVCYPGQAVTRMTKSVTAGDMPFFMRLAWPLFRFMMRDDGGKSAEKASRSSVHLASSPALEGVTGRYYDTRSREVPWPAPLTDEVCEAALRHAEERAGIDPRAWAT from the coding sequence GTGAGCGGAGAGCGAGCCATGGAGGGACGCGTCGTCCTCGTGACCGGCGCGACCGGCGGCATCGGGCTCGCCACGGCCGAGGGGCTCGCGCGCCTCGGGGCGACCGTAGTGCTCTCCGGGCGCAGCCGCGACGCGGCCGAGCGCGCCGTCCTCGAGCTCCGCGGCAAGCTCGCCGGCTCGGGGGCGGTGGACTTCGTCCTGGGGGACCTCGTCACGAAAGAGGGGGTGCGAGCCGTGGCGCGGGGGTTCGTGGAGCGCTTCGCGAAGCTCGACGTGCTCGTGAACAACGCGGGGCTCATGGCGAGCCGCCCCGAGCTCTCGGCCGACGGCATCGAGACCGGGTTCGCCGTGAACGTCCTGGCACCGCTCCTCCTCACGTACGAGCTCCGCGGGCACCTCGCGCGCGGCGAGCGGCCACGTGTGGTGACCGTCACGGGAGGGTCGCACCCGGCCAAGCTCGATCTCGAAGACCTCGAGGGCGCGAGCGCGTTCGTCCCCCTCACGCGGTACTCGCACCACAAGCTCGCGATGATGGCGGTCATGCGCGCGCTGTCACGCCGCATCGCCCCGACGGTCAACGTCTGCTACCCCGGCCAAGCCGTGACGCGCATGACGAAGAGCGTGACCGCGGGCGACATGCCCTTCTTCATGCGCCTCGCGTGGCCACTCTTCCGCTTCATGATGCGCGACGACGGCGGGAAGTCGGCCGAGAAGGCCTCGCGCTCTTCGGTGCACCTCGCCTCGTCGCCCGCGCTCGAGGGCGTGACGGGGAGGTACTACGACACGCGCTCGAGAGAGGTGCCGTGGCCCGCGCCCCTGACGGACGAGGTCTGCGAGGCTGCCCTCCGCCACGCCGAGGAGCGCGCCGGCATCGACCCGAGGGCTTGGGCAACCTGA
- a CDS encoding MarR family transcriptional regulator, with protein sequence MGELFTKLERAAWGGFVVAQGRLFQRIEDDLRRKFGITHAELEVLLRLAFEGNGRARIQDLSARSLLSRSGTSRAVDRLVRAGYVDRVGAEEDGRGAYAVLTSRGRTHFLAAAKAHVALVRRDFLSHFSADEQETLAGFWRRIADGTTPTEHTAPADPEPPRPRAARRRPRAKATSR encoded by the coding sequence ATGGGCGAGCTCTTCACGAAGCTGGAACGCGCTGCCTGGGGCGGCTTCGTCGTCGCCCAGGGGCGGCTCTTCCAGCGCATCGAGGACGATCTTCGTCGCAAGTTCGGCATCACGCACGCGGAGCTCGAGGTGCTGCTTCGGCTCGCCTTCGAGGGGAACGGGCGCGCGCGCATCCAAGACCTTTCAGCTCGCAGCCTGCTCTCGCGCAGCGGCACGAGCCGCGCCGTGGATCGCCTCGTCCGCGCGGGCTACGTGGACCGCGTAGGCGCCGAGGAGGACGGCCGCGGCGCCTACGCCGTGCTCACGTCGCGAGGTCGAACGCACTTCCTCGCGGCGGCGAAGGCCCACGTGGCCCTCGTCCGGAGGGACTTTCTGTCGCACTTTTCGGCGGACGAGCAGGAGACCCTCGCGGGGTTCTGGCGACGCATCGCAGACGGCACCACCCCTACGGAGCACACCGCGCCCGCCGATCCCGAGCCACCGCGGCCTCGCGCAGCACGGCGCCGCCCCCGCGCGAAAGCGACCTCCCGCTGA
- a CDS encoding metal-dependent hydrolase: MASIGHFAVGLAAGRAYSNEPSTMKRAMAAFCVVSIWPDFDAVGFLFGVDYGDQLGHRGATHSIVVALVVGLAAYAFAERRGLPARRTALFTALVAVSHGLLDTMTFGGGLGCALLWPFSDHRFWAPLRFIPVSPIGARLLSARGLYVMVVELLIFAPFWIYATFPRKKKPAGD, from the coding sequence TTGGCGAGCATCGGTCATTTTGCGGTCGGGTTGGCGGCGGGTCGGGCCTACTCGAACGAGCCGTCGACCATGAAGAGGGCCATGGCGGCGTTCTGCGTCGTCTCGATCTGGCCCGACTTCGACGCCGTGGGGTTCCTCTTCGGCGTCGACTACGGCGATCAGCTCGGTCATCGCGGGGCGACGCACTCGATCGTCGTGGCGCTCGTCGTGGGCCTCGCCGCCTACGCCTTCGCCGAGCGCCGTGGCCTCCCCGCGCGTCGCACCGCGCTCTTCACGGCCCTCGTCGCCGTGAGCCACGGCCTGCTCGACACCATGACGTTCGGCGGTGGCCTCGGGTGCGCCCTGCTCTGGCCGTTCTCGGATCACAGGTTCTGGGCGCCGCTGCGCTTCATCCCCGTCTCGCCGATCGGCGCGCGCTTGCTGTCGGCGCGTGGTCTCTACGTGATGGTCGTGGAGCTGCTCATCTTCGCTCCGTTCTGGATCTACGCGACCTTTCCCCGGAAAAAGAAGCCCGCGGGCGACTAG
- a CDS encoding metal-dependent hydrolase — MASLFAHAALPLLASRALALPKSHERRALLAGVLCGCLPDLDVVTYALEIRANEPLGHRGLFHSLLASIVLATVATWFVGRGLDRRGPEHRRVFLFLLFSAASHGVLDALTQGEVGVALFAPFSPVRVASPWKLLPACPVGLTEYLGYFGLLTFANEVLYAAAPVALAVSLLRSRRPELAETEPTPRRVLLASAAWLAVAVGLRVAMPETFAPTVPRVLEPVGTADAGRLEDLPRDGLPENKLVTRLPELERLGLFGRRLEPRAEPWSSTFFPSWYGGEAGRWTEGSVRLGTRTLTGFDPPTEAEARAWLTKAAGGDASAEARLFTLAPTEKVDIAFGKLDFPATRQGLGHSHNGHPRYWSGRCNGVATASLVVPEPFRVVEVVGPSGQKVRFHPNDVKSLLSVAYYTAQDERIVGDFCREVAFDSGRTCSMSPAVLVIALANRIGLARESFLIDALPTIAKQYYAVAAATITLTGTPRAPGTTPRAPALDGKVDRLVDVRIDLVVSSTTLSYAKVNVPDRSAPDGSRYTRVGVVPVPMSYTAELALDRDGELVGGRWTGDPADGPDAIFMGLGGPKLEPDGRLSAATEIPWGFVRALAEKSVEEGPTTPRLDLATCATCR; from the coding sequence GTGGCCTCGCTCTTCGCCCACGCCGCGCTCCCGCTCCTCGCCTCGAGGGCGCTCGCGCTCCCGAAGAGCCACGAGCGGCGAGCCCTCTTGGCGGGCGTACTGTGTGGGTGTCTACCCGACCTCGACGTCGTCACGTACGCGCTCGAGATCCGCGCCAACGAGCCGCTCGGGCACCGCGGGCTCTTCCACTCGCTGCTCGCGTCGATCGTGCTGGCCACGGTCGCGACGTGGTTCGTGGGGCGCGGCCTCGATCGCCGCGGGCCCGAGCACCGCCGCGTCTTCCTGTTCCTGCTCTTCTCGGCGGCGAGCCACGGCGTGCTCGACGCGCTCACACAAGGTGAGGTGGGCGTGGCGCTCTTCGCGCCGTTCTCGCCCGTGCGCGTCGCCTCGCCGTGGAAGCTCCTGCCCGCGTGCCCGGTCGGGCTCACCGAGTACCTCGGGTATTTCGGCCTCCTCACGTTCGCGAACGAGGTGCTCTATGCGGCCGCGCCGGTCGCGCTCGCGGTGTCCCTCCTACGTTCGCGCAGGCCCGAGCTCGCCGAGACGGAGCCCACACCTCGCCGTGTGCTCCTCGCGTCGGCCGCGTGGCTCGCTGTTGCCGTGGGCCTGCGCGTGGCGATGCCCGAGACGTTCGCGCCCACCGTCCCGCGCGTCCTCGAGCCCGTGGGCACGGCCGACGCGGGGCGCCTCGAGGACCTCCCGCGCGACGGATTGCCCGAGAACAAGCTCGTGACACGCCTCCCCGAGCTCGAGCGCCTCGGCCTCTTCGGTCGCCGCCTCGAGCCTCGCGCCGAGCCATGGTCCTCGACGTTCTTCCCCTCGTGGTACGGAGGCGAGGCAGGGCGATGGACCGAGGGCTCGGTCCGGCTCGGCACGCGCACGCTCACCGGCTTCGATCCGCCCACCGAGGCCGAGGCCCGCGCCTGGCTCACGAAGGCGGCCGGTGGAGACGCCTCCGCCGAAGCGAGGCTCTTCACGCTCGCGCCCACCGAGAAGGTCGACATCGCCTTCGGAAAGCTCGATTTCCCGGCCACGCGCCAGGGGCTCGGCCACTCGCACAACGGTCACCCTCGGTATTGGAGTGGGCGCTGCAACGGCGTCGCCACCGCGTCCCTCGTCGTGCCCGAGCCTTTTCGCGTCGTCGAGGTGGTCGGCCCCTCGGGGCAGAAGGTGCGTTTTCACCCGAACGACGTGAAATCGCTCCTGTCGGTCGCCTACTACACCGCGCAAGACGAGCGCATCGTCGGAGACTTCTGCCGCGAGGTCGCGTTCGACTCGGGCCGCACGTGCAGCATGAGCCCGGCCGTCTTGGTGATCGCCCTCGCGAACCGCATCGGCCTCGCGCGTGAGTCGTTCTTGATCGACGCGCTGCCCACGATCGCGAAGCAGTACTACGCCGTCGCCGCCGCCACGATCACGCTCACCGGCACTCCCCGCGCGCCCGGCACGACGCCTCGCGCACCTGCTCTCGACGGCAAGGTCGACCGCCTCGTCGACGTACGCATCGATCTCGTCGTGAGCTCGACGACCCTCTCCTACGCGAAGGTGAACGTGCCCGACCGGAGCGCACCCGACGGCAGCCGCTACACGCGTGTCGGCGTCGTCCCGGTGCCCATGTCGTACACCGCGGAGCTCGCGCTCGATCGCGACGGAGAGCTCGTGGGTGGCCGCTGGACGGGCGACCCCGCCGACGGCCCGGACGCCATTTTCATGGGCCTCGGAGGCCCCAAGCTCGAGCCCGACGGTCGCCTCTCGGCAGCCACCGAGATCCCCTGGGGCTTCGTGCGCGCGCTCGCCGAAAAGTCCGTCGAAGAGGGCCCCACGACGCCCCGCCTCGACCTCGCCACGTGCGCCACGTGCCGCTGA
- a CDS encoding CPBP family intramembrane metalloprotease has product MQRRGSDIALFFAIACAITWTSAAPAARAWMAHENPSPGAIALAGVSAFGPLLAALVVAWRRKTLREVFGRWKTHPKWLVLAFLAPAAIHLAANLSYTAIGGTPDRWLHLPLTPEAFAAMIVFPLGEEFGWRGFLHARALERWGAVRGALLVGLMWGVWHLAYAVTPTSSGFDWLTFAMNMLFTLAYAPVIALFMERSGRSIAVALAIHAGAHFDHLEAAPLALVGLHGFNIVFAAIASTWALVALRAGDKRRHDQNAPSLR; this is encoded by the coding sequence ATGCAACGACGTGGAAGCGACATCGCCCTATTTTTCGCAATCGCGTGCGCCATCACGTGGACGAGCGCAGCCCCCGCGGCACGCGCATGGATGGCACACGAAAATCCGTCGCCCGGCGCAATCGCCCTCGCGGGCGTCAGCGCGTTTGGCCCCCTACTCGCGGCCCTCGTCGTGGCGTGGCGAAGGAAGACACTTCGCGAGGTCTTCGGACGATGGAAGACCCATCCGAAATGGCTCGTGCTGGCGTTCCTCGCACCGGCGGCCATTCATCTCGCGGCGAACCTCTCCTACACAGCGATCGGCGGAACGCCCGATCGCTGGCTGCACCTGCCGCTCACCCCGGAAGCATTCGCGGCAATGATCGTCTTCCCCCTTGGCGAGGAATTCGGGTGGCGAGGTTTCTTGCACGCTCGCGCTCTTGAGCGATGGGGGGCCGTGCGCGGAGCGCTGCTCGTCGGCTTGATGTGGGGCGTGTGGCACCTCGCATACGCCGTAACGCCGACATCCTCCGGTTTCGATTGGCTCACCTTCGCCATGAATATGCTCTTCACGCTGGCCTACGCGCCAGTGATCGCGCTCTTCATGGAGAGATCGGGCCGCAGCATTGCGGTCGCGCTCGCCATCCATGCGGGCGCGCACTTCGATCACCTCGAAGCGGCCCCCCTCGCTCTGGTCGGGCTGCATGGCTTCAACATCGTCTTTGCGGCCATCGCCTCGACCTGGGCCTTGGTTGCGCTGCGCGCGGGCGACAAGCGGCGTCACGACCAGAACGCTCCGAGCCTGCGGTAA
- a CDS encoding AraC family transcriptional regulator, which translates to MARHRNDPHSLCERRDPPRISGAVANHQAFHMASAGAISTLQLARALRFCERRGADVGSAIRELGLTADVFADPRARLPYEVAERLQNHLLALIDEPNFGLKLARDVQDPGIMDPGLLLLMASPTVLVALERMVRIQAYWTDGPRAALIEDPRGVVVRAAMPFDAGLAARHADECFLAEVVLGVRSFSGTEIAPACVRFRHAAPVDVTEHCRIFGEHVVFGARVSELVFSRDVLELPLRHANEAFAHIFTVQVELAIARLQPSSRHSNVVRDIVRATLVGGRCSLVQTAKLMATSSRTLQRRLKDEGTTFESIVEHLRRELAPALLSKGMTYTQVAEQLGYSDDSALHHAMKRWNDP; encoded by the coding sequence GTGGCGCGCCATCGTAACGACCCACACTCTCTCTGCGAGAGGCGGGACCCGCCGCGGATTTCAGGGGCGGTTGCGAACCATCAGGCGTTCCACATGGCCTCCGCCGGGGCGATCTCGACACTCCAGCTCGCAAGAGCACTGCGCTTCTGCGAACGGCGGGGCGCGGATGTCGGCTCCGCCATCCGCGAGCTCGGTCTCACGGCCGACGTGTTCGCCGATCCACGTGCCCGGCTTCCCTACGAGGTCGCCGAGAGGCTCCAAAATCACCTGCTCGCGTTGATCGACGAACCAAACTTCGGTCTGAAGCTCGCAAGGGACGTTCAGGATCCGGGGATCATGGACCCCGGGCTCCTGCTCCTCATGGCGAGTCCCACTGTCCTCGTTGCGCTCGAACGAATGGTTCGCATTCAAGCGTATTGGACGGACGGGCCGCGGGCCGCGCTGATCGAAGATCCTCGCGGCGTGGTAGTCCGGGCGGCGATGCCTTTCGACGCGGGGCTCGCCGCACGCCACGCCGACGAATGCTTTTTGGCAGAGGTGGTCCTCGGCGTTCGCTCATTTTCGGGCACCGAGATCGCGCCCGCATGCGTTCGGTTCCGCCACGCGGCTCCCGTGGACGTTACCGAGCATTGCCGAATTTTCGGAGAGCACGTCGTGTTCGGCGCGCGGGTGAGCGAGCTCGTGTTCTCGCGTGACGTCCTCGAGCTTCCGTTGCGACACGCAAACGAAGCGTTTGCACACATCTTCACCGTTCAAGTCGAGCTGGCCATCGCACGGCTGCAGCCTAGCTCTCGACACTCGAACGTCGTTCGCGACATCGTCCGAGCGACGCTCGTCGGAGGACGATGCTCGCTCGTTCAAACCGCGAAGCTGATGGCAACGAGCTCTCGAACCCTCCAGCGCAGGTTGAAAGACGAAGGAACGACCTTCGAGTCGATCGTCGAGCACCTCCGACGAGAGCTCGCGCCGGCGTTACTGTCGAAAGGGATGACGTACACGCAGGTCGCCGAGCAGCTCGGCTACTCGGACGACTCGGCGCTGCACCACGCGATGAAACGGTGGAACGATCCCTGA
- a CDS encoding N-acetyl-gamma-glutamyl-phosphate reductase, translating into MSSHRVIVVGASGYSGGVLARLLASHPHLRLHAATSDARAGKNVGRELGFSSDVVFVPNAEAERAAASCDVAFLATPAEVSAELGPKLAEGGRTVVDLSGAFRLATGDDVRAHYKFLHPHASRLGVTHYGLPELFGAPSRGTLVSNPGCYPTPTLLGLGPLVRAGLVSPKGIVVDAKSGTTGAGRQSKEEHSFAEVAENLRAYKVLSHQHEPEIAQKLAAFSGKAVEGLVFTPHLLPVRRGLLSTCYARPLTSAPAKDLEACLRDTYAGSPFVEIVSPEEVTLASVVGTNMCRLGVAARGDVVVVVGAIDNLVKGAAGQALQNVNLALGFDEGCGLSGLHRSAA; encoded by the coding sequence ATGAGCTCGCACCGCGTCATCGTCGTCGGCGCCTCCGGTTACTCCGGGGGTGTGCTCGCGCGTCTCCTCGCGTCCCACCCGCACCTCCGCCTCCACGCGGCCACGAGCGACGCACGCGCAGGCAAAAACGTGGGACGTGAGCTCGGCTTCTCGAGCGACGTCGTGTTCGTGCCGAACGCCGAGGCCGAGCGCGCCGCGGCCTCGTGCGACGTGGCCTTCCTGGCGACCCCCGCCGAGGTCTCGGCCGAGCTCGGGCCGAAGCTCGCCGAGGGTGGCCGCACCGTGGTCGATCTCTCGGGGGCCTTCCGCCTCGCGACGGGCGACGATGTGCGTGCACACTACAAGTTCTTGCACCCGCACGCGTCACGGCTCGGGGTAACGCACTACGGCCTGCCCGAGCTCTTCGGGGCGCCTTCGCGGGGCACGTTGGTCTCGAACCCAGGGTGTTACCCCACGCCGACGCTGCTCGGCCTCGGGCCGCTCGTGCGCGCGGGCCTCGTCTCGCCGAAGGGCATCGTGGTCGACGCCAAGTCGGGCACCACGGGCGCGGGTCGCCAGTCGAAAGAAGAGCACTCGTTCGCCGAGGTGGCCGAGAACCTGCGCGCCTACAAGGTGCTCTCGCACCAGCACGAGCCCGAGATCGCGCAGAAGCTCGCCGCGTTCTCTGGCAAGGCCGTCGAGGGCCTCGTGTTCACGCCGCACCTCCTCCCCGTGCGTCGCGGTCTTTTGTCCACCTGCTACGCGCGCCCGCTCACGTCGGCTCCCGCGAAAGACCTCGAAGCGTGCCTCCGTGACACGTACGCCGGGTCGCCGTTCGTCGAGATCGTGTCTCCCGAAGAGGTGACCTTGGCGAGCGTCGTGGGGACGAACATGTGCCGCCTCGGCGTAGCCGCGCGAGGCGACGTGGTGGTGGTGGTCGGCGCGATCGACAACCTGGTGAAGGGCGCGGCCGGGCAGGCCCTGCAGAACGTGAATTTGGCTCTCGGGTTCGACGAGGGGTGCGGCCTTTCGGGCCTGCATAGGAGCGCAGCATGA
- the argJ gene encoding bifunctional glutamate N-acetyltransferase/amino-acid acetyltransferase ArgJ gives MRIPKGFSFAATNAGIKAHKKDMALVASELPCSAAGVLTVNRAKAPPVEHAEKRLPGKGISAIVLNSGNANALTGDAGREDVKAIHAAMALALGIPQDAVLSMSTGVIGVRLPVQKLVAACDVLAKSRGEGIVGAAEAIMTTDTRVKLTHRMLTIKGATVTIAAFAKGSGMVAPEMATVLGVITTDAAIEPERLQAMLVRTTDKSFHSLVIDNDMSTNDAVFMLANGASGVKVEDPADVAAFEEALTSLTVELARAVAEDGEGATKLLEVRVGGAPDAEIARDLARMVAGSNLVKAAIFGADPNWGRVLAAIGSRIGSKKYDVDPNLSRVSLQGEVVFDDGGPKLSEPGKLRAKMREPQVKIDVDLRAGSGEATVWGCDLSYDYVKINADYISFTNASPEGVVTKDDRLTNYSPSFKRSLLVEALSYIDKFSKKRAVVKYGGAAMVKDSLKASFANDINLLCSAGLLPIVVHGGGPEISRTLEKLGQGKSEFVDGVRVTGVEDVKVVEMVLTGRINTEIVSLLNQKSAKAVGVSGKDAGLLRARRLYGKEGRDLGMVGEITQVNRDYLEMLLEKGYVPVVSPVGLGEDGEGYNINADTAAAEIACALSAEKLIYLSDVPGILDSGELISEITASELRRRIDDKIIVGGMAAKAESILRALAGGVSSVHVIDGRTPHGLIAELFTDRGIGTLVRKD, from the coding sequence ATGAGGATTCCCAAGGGTTTTTCGTTCGCCGCGACCAACGCCGGCATCAAGGCCCACAAAAAAGACATGGCCCTCGTCGCGAGCGAGCTGCCCTGCAGCGCCGCCGGCGTCCTCACCGTGAACCGCGCCAAGGCCCCGCCCGTCGAGCACGCCGAGAAGCGCCTCCCTGGCAAAGGCATCTCGGCCATCGTGCTGAACAGCGGCAACGCGAACGCCCTCACGGGAGACGCCGGCCGCGAGGACGTGAAGGCCATCCACGCCGCCATGGCGCTCGCCCTCGGCATCCCGCAAGACGCCGTGCTCTCCATGTCGACCGGGGTCATCGGCGTGCGCCTGCCCGTGCAGAAGCTCGTCGCCGCGTGCGACGTGCTCGCCAAGTCGCGCGGGGAGGGCATCGTCGGCGCGGCCGAGGCCATCATGACCACCGACACGCGGGTCAAGCTCACGCACCGCATGCTCACGATCAAGGGCGCGACGGTCACGATCGCCGCGTTCGCCAAAGGCTCGGGCATGGTCGCGCCCGAGATGGCCACGGTGCTCGGCGTCATCACGACCGACGCGGCCATCGAGCCCGAGCGGCTCCAGGCCATGCTCGTGCGCACGACCGACAAGAGCTTCCACTCGCTCGTGATCGACAACGACATGAGCACGAACGACGCCGTGTTCATGCTGGCGAACGGCGCCTCGGGCGTCAAAGTCGAAGACCCGGCCGACGTGGCCGCCTTCGAAGAGGCCCTCACGAGCCTCACCGTGGAGCTCGCGCGCGCCGTAGCCGAGGACGGCGAGGGCGCCACGAAGCTCCTCGAGGTGCGCGTCGGCGGCGCTCCCGACGCCGAAATCGCCCGTGATCTCGCGAGGATGGTGGCCGGCTCGAATTTGGTGAAGGCCGCGATCTTCGGGGCCGATCCGAACTGGGGGCGTGTGCTCGCGGCCATCGGCTCGCGCATCGGCTCCAAGAAGTACGACGTCGACCCGAACCTCTCTCGCGTCTCCCTCCAGGGCGAGGTGGTGTTCGACGACGGCGGCCCCAAGCTCTCCGAGCCCGGCAAGCTCCGCGCGAAGATGCGCGAGCCGCAGGTGAAGATCGACGTCGACCTCCGGGCGGGGTCGGGCGAGGCCACCGTGTGGGGCTGCGATCTCTCGTACGACTACGTGAAGATCAACGCCGACTACATCTCGTTCACGAACGCGTCGCCCGAGGGCGTCGTCACGAAGGACGACAGGCTCACGAACTACAGCCCGAGCTTCAAGCGCTCGCTGCTCGTCGAGGCGCTCTCGTACATCGACAAATTCTCCAAAAAACGGGCAGTCGTGAAATACGGCGGCGCCGCCATGGTGAAAGACTCGCTCAAGGCGAGCTTCGCGAACGACATCAACCTCCTCTGCTCCGCGGGCCTCCTCCCCATCGTCGTGCACGGCGGCGGGCCCGAGATCTCGCGTACCCTCGAGAAGCTGGGCCAGGGCAAGAGCGAGTTCGTCGACGGCGTCCGCGTGACGGGCGTCGAGGACGTGAAGGTCGTCGAGATGGTGCTCACCGGCCGCATCAACACGGAGATCGTCTCCCTCTTGAACCAGAAGAGCGCGAAGGCCGTGGGCGTCTCCGGGAAGGACGCGGGCCTCCTCCGCGCGCGCCGCCTCTACGGCAAAGAGGGCCGTGATCTCGGCATGGTGGGCGAGATCACCCAGGTGAACCGCGACTACCTCGAGATGCTCCTCGAGAAGGGCTACGTGCCCGTGGTGTCCCCCGTCGGCCTCGGCGAGGACGGCGAGGGTTACAACATCAACGCCGACACGGCCGCGGCCGAGATCGCGTGCGCCCTCTCCGCCGAGAAGCTCATCTACCTCTCGGACGTTCCCGGCATCCTCGACAGCGGCGAGCTCATCAGCGAAATCACGGCGAGCGAGCTCCGCCGGCGCATCGACGACAAAATCATCGTCGGCGGTATGGCGGCCAAGGCCGAGAGCATCCTGCGCGCCCTCGCGGGGGGGGTCTCGTCGGTGCACGTCATCGACGGCCGCACTCCCCACGGTCTCATCGCCGAGCTCTTCACCGACCGCGGCATCGGCACGCTCGTGCGAAAGGACTGA